In Planifilum fulgidum, the genomic stretch CTTCGCCTCGCGCACCAGTCGGACCGAATTGGCGTCGCTGATGTGGCAAACGTGATAGTGGACCCCGGTGGCCTCCGCGAGAAGGATGTCCCGGGCGACATGGACCGATTCCGCTTCCCCCGGAATTCCCTTCAGCCCGTGCCGGGCCGCAAATTCGCCGTCGTGAACGGAACCGCCGGCGGCCAGGGAATCGTCTTCGCAATGGGCCACCAGCGGCAAGCCGAGGGAAGCGGCCATCCGCATCGCATCCCTCATCACCCGGCTGTCCTGGATGCCCACTCCGTCATCGGAAACGGCGACGGCGCCCGCTTCCTTCAGGGCCGCCATGTCCGTCAGTTCCCGTCCGCGTTCGCCCCGGGTGATCGCCCCGATCGGAAGGACGCGCACCGCCCCTTCCCGCTCGGCCGTTTCCCGGATGCGGCGAATCACCTCCGGACTGTCCGCCACCGGACGGGTGTTGGGCATGCAGGCCACGGCGGTGAATCCGCCCCGGGCCGCTGCCCGGGTTCCCGTGGCGATCGTCTCCTTCCATTCAAACCCGGGCTCCCGCAGGTGCACGTGCAGGTCGATCAGTCCGGGCAGGACCAGCCGGCCCTTGAGATCGATCACTTCGCTCCCGGAGCGGGAAAGGTCGCTGCCCATCGCCGCAATTTTGCCGCCCTCCACCCGGATGTCCGCATCGACGAGATCTCCCGTGGCCGGATCCAGAAGGCGACCGTTTTTGAGGAGCACCGCTTTCATCCCCTTTCGCCCCCTTCCATCGCCCATTCCAGCACGGCCATCCGCACCGGCACGCCGCAGGCCATCTGGTCGAAAATTTTGGAACGGGGATGTTCCACCAGTTCATCGGCGATCTCCACTCCCCGGTTGACCGGGCCCGGATGCATGATGACCGCGTGGGGTTTCATGCGGACAAACCGCTCCATCGTCAATCCGTAGGCCCGGTGATACTCCTCCGCCGACGAAAACAGCGCCTCCCGGTGCCGCTCCAGCTGAACCCGGAGCATCATCACCGCATCCGCCTGCCGGATCGCTTCCTCCAACGGGACGTACGGTGCGTGCTCTTCCAGGTCCGGAGCCCGCATCGACTCGGGCCCGCTCAGGATCACCCGGGCGCCGCATGTTTTCAGGGACCACAGGTTGGAGCGGACCACCCGGCTGTGCCGGAGATCGCCGATCATCGCCACGGTGATCCCCTTCACCTCGCCGAAGTGCCGCTTGAGGGTGTACAAATCGAGAAGGGCTTGCGTCGGATGGGCCGTGCACCCTTCCCCGGCGTTCACCAGGCGGATGCCCCGGACGCGAAGGGCCAGTTCCCCGAGAATGTCGGGACCGCCGCGGCGGATCACCGCCACCTCCACGCCGAGGGCTTCCAGGGTGCGCAGGGTGTCCAAAAGGGATTCCCCTTTCACGGCGCTGGAGATTCCTTCCTCGAACCGGAGCACCTCCATCCCGAGTCGCCTCGCCGCCACCTCAAAGGAGAACCGCGTCCGGGTGCTGGGTTCGAAGAACAGGTTGGCGGCAAACCGGCCGCGGAAGGGCCCCTCCTCCGCCCCCCTTTTCCTCTCCCAGTACCGGGCCCGCTCAAGCAGGTGATCGATCTCCTCCCGGCTCAGATCCTTCGTGTCGATCAGGTGCTTTAAACGCCCCGTCTGTACAGACGCCATCCGAACCCCTCCTCCTTTTGTTCAAAAAAAGCTCCCTCCGCAGGCGCGGAAGGAGCGAATGCGGTGCGGTAAGCGGTCGCACCAAAAGCGTTTGCCCCTTTCCGGCCTCACGGGACCGGATTAAAGGATGCATCACTTGCCTATTTGCTTTTTATCCCGACTTTCCGGCCGTCTGCGCAATCGCCGGAGCCTGTTCCCTTTTGGACTTGGGAAGAAGCAGGTTGAGCAGGATGCCGACGATGGTCGCCAAGGCCATCCCCTCCACCTCGAAATGAATCCCCGCAAATTTCAGGGCGGCCCCGCCGACTCCGATCACCAGGACGACGGAGGCGATCACCAGATTGCGGCGGTCGCCGAAATCCACCTTGTCGTCCACCAGCATGCGCAATCCCGCCGAGGCGATGATCCCGAACAGGAGGATGGAAACGCCTCCCATCACGGCGGACGGAATCGTGGAGATCAGGGCCGAGAGCTTGCCGATGAAGGCGAAGCTGCAGGCGAGGAGCGCCGCGCCGCCGATCACGTAGACGCTGAAAATGCGGGTGATCGCCATCACCCCGATGTTCTCCCCGTAGGTGGTGTTGGGCGGTCCCCCGATGAGAGCGGCGATGGAGGTGGCCAGCCCGTCGCCGAGGAGGGAGCGGTGGAGTCCCGGATCCTTGGCGAGATCCCGGTTCATGATGCCGCTGGTCACCATCAGGTGGCCGATGTGTTCCGCCAAGGTGACGAGGGCGACCGGAACGATGACCAGCGCCGCTTTCCAGGAGAGGGTCGGGGTGTCAAAGGAGGGCAGAGCAAACCAATCCGCCTCCTTCACCGGCGTGAAGTCCACCAACCCGGCCGCGGCCGCCACCCCGTATCCCCCGACGATGCCGATCAACACCGGGATCAGGTTCCAAAATCCCCGGAAAAAGATGCTGGCGACGATGGCGATGGCCAGGGTGGCCAGGGCGACGGCAAAATGTTTCAGGGAGTACACCTTCAGAGTGACCGTCCCCGCCTCCGTGTCCACGTTTTCCACGGTTCCGGGCAGGGAGTGGAATCCTTCCACGGTTTTCGGCAATTCCCGCGTCACCTGTTCCGTGCTGGCCATGTCGACGGCCACCCCGGCCAATGCGAGGCCGATCACGATCACCACCGATCCGATCACCACCGGCGGCAGCAGATGGTGGAGCCAGCCCACACCGAACCGGTAGATCAAGAGCGCGACCACGCCGTATACCAGCCCGGCCAGGAAACAGCCGAACAGGGCCGCCCCCGTTCCCTCCGTCTGGGACACGGTGATGATCGGAACGATGAAGGCGAAGGAGGAACCCAAATAGGCGGGGATTTTCCCCCGGGTCACGATCAGATACGTCAAGGTGCCGATTCCGCTGGATAGAAGCGCCACCGCCGGGTTGAGACCGGTCAGGACGGGGACCAGAATCGTCGCGCCGAACATCGCAAAAAGGTGCTGCAAGCTGAGCGCCAGCCACTGAAGCGGCCTCGGCCGCTCGTGGACATCCATCACAATCCGCTTGTTCATGCACATCGCCTCCTGTCATGAAAAAACCTCTTTGCCGGCCGGCAAAGAGGTCGAAACACGCCCAACAGCGCCTCCCTTGCCGGCCTCACGGGACCGCCTTAAAGGGGGGTGTTCCGCTTTTTGAGAATCACTTGGTCTTTCTTGTCAATTTCCGAAACGTGGACCGAGATGACTTCGTCCCGGGAAGTGGGCACGTTCTTGCCCACGTAGTCGGGACGGATCGGCAATTCGCGATGTCCCCGGTCGATCAGAACGGCGAGTTGGATCATCCGCGGGCGTCCCCGGTCGATCAGCGCATCCATCGCCGCCCGCACGGTCCGACCCGTGTACAGGACGTCATCAACGAGGATCACCTTTTTTCCGTGGATCTCGAAGGGGATCTCCGTGCCCCGCACCTCGGGCTGCTCCGCCTTTTCCGACAAGTCATCCCGGTACAGGGTGATGTCCAGCTCCCCCACGGGCACCGATTCCCCCTCGATCTTCCGGATCCGTTCCGCAAGCCGCCGGGCCAGATAGATGCCCCGGGTCCGAATTCCGATCAAAACGCAATCCTTCACGCCCTTGTTCCTCTCCAGGATCTCATGGGCAATCCGCGTCAACGCCCGTCGGATCGCCGCCTCATCCAGAATGATTTTTCCCGCAGTCACTCGCCCTCCTCCTTCTGTCCGCACCAAAAAAGGCTTCCCGCCCGCAGGGCAAGAAGCCGCCGTTTTCGACGAAACGCATGCGAAATATGGCCCTTGCCAGCCTCACGGGACTGGATTTAAAGGTGGTTTTCCTTCAATGGATTATCTCCGACAGCGGGCCCGTTGTCAAGACGGAATTTCATCCAATCCTTTACAGGGACTCGGCCCGCAGTTGGGAGAGAAGCCGCTCCATGTCCTCGGGCAATTCCGCCTCCAAACGGATCCACTCGCCCGTCCGCGGGTGTTCAAAACCGAGAACCCGGGCATGAAGAGCCTGTCCCCGGATCGGGTAGCGGCTTTTTTTCGGACCGTAGACGAGATCCCCGATGAGCGGATGACCGATATATTGCATGTGCACCCGAATCTGGTGGGTTCGTCCGGTCTCAAGGCGGCATTCGATCAGGGTGGCGTCCTTGAACCGTTCCCGGACCACGAAGTGGGTCACTGCCCGCTTCCCCGTCCGGTGCACCACCGCCATGC encodes the following:
- the pyrR gene encoding bifunctional pyr operon transcriptional regulator/uracil phosphoribosyltransferase PyrR, which codes for MTAGKIILDEAAIRRALTRIAHEILERNKGVKDCVLIGIRTRGIYLARRLAERIRKIEGESVPVGELDITLYRDDLSEKAEQPEVRGTEIPFEIHGKKVILVDDVLYTGRTVRAAMDALIDRGRPRMIQLAVLIDRGHRELPIRPDYVGKNVPTSRDEVISVHVSEIDKKDQVILKKRNTPL
- the uraA gene encoding uracil permease; amino-acid sequence: MNKRIVMDVHERPRPLQWLALSLQHLFAMFGATILVPVLTGLNPAVALLSSGIGTLTYLIVTRGKIPAYLGSSFAFIVPIITVSQTEGTGAALFGCFLAGLVYGVVALLIYRFGVGWLHHLLPPVVIGSVVIVIGLALAGVAVDMASTEQVTRELPKTVEGFHSLPGTVENVDTEAGTVTLKVYSLKHFAVALATLAIAIVASIFFRGFWNLIPVLIGIVGGYGVAAAAGLVDFTPVKEADWFALPSFDTPTLSWKAALVIVPVALVTLAEHIGHLMVTSGIMNRDLAKDPGLHRSLLGDGLATSIAALIGGPPNTTYGENIGVMAITRIFSVYVIGGAALLACSFAFIGKLSALISTIPSAVMGGVSILLFGIIASAGLRMLVDDKVDFGDRRNLVIASVVLVIGVGGAALKFAGIHFEVEGMALATIVGILLNLLLPKSKREQAPAIAQTAGKSG
- a CDS encoding dihydroorotase produces the protein MKAVLLKNGRLLDPATGDLVDADIRVEGGKIAAMGSDLSRSGSEVIDLKGRLVLPGLIDLHVHLREPGFEWKETIATGTRAAARGGFTAVACMPNTRPVADSPEVIRRIRETAEREGAVRVLPIGAITRGERGRELTDMAALKEAGAVAVSDDGVGIQDSRVMRDAMRMAASLGLPLVAHCEDDSLAAGGSVHDGEFAARHGLKGIPGEAESVHVARDILLAEATGVHYHVCHISDANSVRLVREAKRRGQRVTAEVTPHHLLLCDEDIPGPDPDYKMNPPLRTRRDRAALIKGLKDGTIDIIATDHAPHTPEEKGEGMERAPFGIVGLETAFPLLFTHLVLTGELSLGCLADLLTRRPARLFGLPWGELTVGGDADLTVIDLEEERAIDPDAFLSKGRNTPFAGWRVKGWPVLTLVAGRAVWDGLGLGLT
- a CDS encoding aspartate carbamoyltransferase catalytic subunit; this encodes MASVQTGRLKHLIDTKDLSREEIDHLLERARYWERKRGAEEGPFRGRFAANLFFEPSTRTRFSFEVAARRLGMEVLRFEEGISSAVKGESLLDTLRTLEALGVEVAVIRRGGPDILGELALRVRGIRLVNAGEGCTAHPTQALLDLYTLKRHFGEVKGITVAMIGDLRHSRVVRSNLWSLKTCGARVILSGPESMRAPDLEEHAPYVPLEEAIRQADAVMMLRVQLERHREALFSSAEEYHRAYGLTMERFVRMKPHAVIMHPGPVNRGVEIADELVEHPRSKIFDQMACGVPVRMAVLEWAMEGGERG